In the Methylomonas rhizoryzae genome, one interval contains:
- a CDS encoding ComEA family DNA-binding protein encodes MYAIQNPIIPVSAAELTLDGNCGYHIYNGRIAINIGNIANRREHGNLSGTLSIELWALQKPYRGGQFSGLALAGTTIGELRGQHFIGPSTWELAAQEPAEGEWYLTLMLREWNGLAYETRDFVNFAVPYVAAGKPAVVRNPGNNVINVSFVEYKKAISVDAQSGHTVCNESAIEAQATKPAAAGLALHGNCGYEVLDKRITLHVGEIANLRAENTVSGDLSLELWALKQAYQDGDFDGFALAGIPIGELCGKHSIYASQYELDYQEPPEGTWQLSLMLREWNGQAYETRDCINFALPLSVRTKNTVSRKDPDNVINLGFQDTKKTVAPAKLPVAAVATPRTTSINLATADQLAELKGVPKKTVDNIVAAQPFDSFDDLSKVKGVGPKLLKLLRELFSL; translated from the coding sequence ATGTATGCAATACAAAATCCGATAATCCCGGTTTCGGCGGCGGAACTCACTCTCGACGGTAATTGCGGTTATCATATCTACAACGGCCGTATCGCGATTAATATCGGCAATATTGCTAATCGCCGCGAACACGGCAACCTTAGCGGCACGCTTTCCATCGAGTTGTGGGCCCTGCAAAAGCCGTACCGGGGCGGCCAATTTTCCGGATTAGCGCTAGCCGGCACAACGATAGGCGAACTAAGAGGACAGCACTTTATTGGTCCAAGCACTTGGGAATTAGCGGCCCAAGAACCGGCGGAAGGCGAGTGGTATTTAACCTTGATGTTGCGTGAATGGAACGGTTTGGCCTACGAAACCCGGGATTTCGTCAACTTTGCGGTTCCTTATGTTGCGGCGGGCAAACCGGCCGTGGTTCGTAATCCGGGGAACAACGTAATCAACGTCAGTTTCGTCGAGTACAAAAAAGCGATCTCGGTGGACGCACAATCCGGTCATACAGTTTGTAACGAATCCGCGATTGAAGCGCAAGCGACTAAGCCTGCTGCGGCCGGTCTGGCCTTGCATGGCAATTGCGGTTACGAGGTATTGGATAAGCGCATCACCCTACATGTCGGTGAAATCGCTAATCTGCGTGCCGAAAATACTGTCAGCGGCGACTTGTCGCTCGAGTTATGGGCTTTGAAGCAAGCCTATCAAGACGGCGATTTCGACGGTTTTGCACTTGCCGGCATCCCTATCGGCGAATTGTGCGGTAAACATTCGATTTACGCCTCTCAGTACGAGCTGGACTATCAAGAACCGCCGGAAGGCACCTGGCAGTTGAGTCTGATGCTGCGCGAGTGGAACGGGCAAGCCTACGAAACCCGCGATTGCATTAACTTTGCGCTACCTTTATCGGTCAGGACTAAAAATACAGTTAGCCGTAAAGACCCAGATAACGTCATCAACCTCGGCTTTCAGGATACAAAAAAAACCGTAGCTCCCGCTAAACTGCCGGTGGCTGCTGTCGCCACTCCGCGCACCACCTCCATTAATTTGGCGACGGCGGATCAGCTGGCCGAGTTAAAGGGTGTACCCAAGAAAACAGTAGACAATATTGTTGCGGCGCAACCTTTCGATTCGTTCGACGATTTGTCGAAAGTTAAAGGCGTTGGCCCTAAGTTGCTCAAACTGTTGCGCGAGCTGTTTTCGCTTTAA
- a CDS encoding VOC family protein → MSRSRIDHLVVTAPTLEAGADYLRNLLGVEPVPGGTHPRMGTHNRLLKLGESCYLEVIAVDPAAARPNRSRWFELDAFGLTPPCLRAWVANTDSIEAACAASSLSLGLIEPMCRGELEWLISIPANGDLVMQGVAPQLIQWPADRHPAAKLADSGCKLVGLEGFHPQAKQIEQCLANIGFDDCFSVSLPPPGMSPHLAATIQTPAGLRRIGGASGFRL, encoded by the coding sequence ATGTCGCGCTCACGTATAGATCACTTGGTTGTCACCGCACCAACGCTGGAGGCGGGAGCCGATTACCTGCGCAATCTGCTCGGGGTGGAACCGGTACCGGGCGGGACTCATCCGCGCATGGGTACGCATAACCGTCTGTTAAAGCTGGGCGAAAGCTGCTATTTGGAAGTCATCGCCGTAGACCCGGCCGCAGCGCGACCAAACAGGTCGCGCTGGTTCGAGCTAGATGCTTTTGGCCTGACCCCACCCTGTTTGCGTGCTTGGGTAGCCAATACCGACAGCATAGAGGCCGCTTGCGCTGCATCCTCGCTGTCTTTGGGCCTGATCGAGCCCATGTGCCGAGGCGAACTGGAATGGTTGATTTCGATACCTGCAAACGGCGATTTGGTGATGCAAGGCGTAGCTCCGCAACTGATTCAATGGCCGGCAGATCGGCATCCCGCCGCCAAGCTCGCGGATAGCGGCTGCAAGCTTGTGGGTTTGGAAGGTTTTCACCCCCAAGCAAAACAAATCGAGCAATGCTTGGCAAACATAGGTTTTGACGATTGCTTCTCGGTTTCGCTACCTCCGCCGGGAATGAGTCCGCATCTGGCTGCAACCATTCAAACGCCGGCCGGCCTGCGCCGAATCGGTGGAGCTAGCGGCTTCCGGCTTTAG
- a CDS encoding alpha-isopropylmalate synthase regulatory domain-containing protein, with amino-acid sequence MDTTLRDGEQTQGVAFTPTEKVSIAKALLQFLGVDRIEVASARVSEGEKAAVSQINQWAQQEGFAERVEVLGFVDHTLSVDWIKSTGGRVINLLAKGSEKHCREQLGKTLEQHSADVLQTIAHAHEQGLKVNVYLEDWSNGYKDSPEYVYGLMDSLQHSPICHFMLPDTLGVMSPDEVYSSLSDMCQRYPDLQFDFHPHNDYGLATANAMAAVRAGVSTVHCTVNCLGERAGNASLAEVAVVLRDKMNMQLSINESDLVRISNMVENFSGKRVAANAPIVGSDVFTQTAGIHADGDQKGGLYKTRLGPERFSRTRSYALGKMSGKASLKKNLEQLELQLSEEDQKKVLARIVSIGDSKQTITIDDLPFIIADVLESKDYQHIKLLACSISSGLDLPSTVSLRVDIKGDKHQATGAGSGGFDAFIDAIGKVLDKYGYRLPTLADYEIRIPKGGHASALTECVITWDCGSEFRKTRGVHVNQVFAAILATIKLINIQLHETQATLIKSL; translated from the coding sequence ATGGATACTACCTTACGCGATGGAGAGCAAACCCAAGGCGTTGCCTTTACGCCTACGGAAAAAGTCAGCATCGCCAAGGCCTTGTTGCAATTTTTAGGCGTAGATCGTATTGAAGTGGCTTCGGCCCGGGTATCGGAAGGCGAGAAGGCCGCTGTTAGTCAGATCAACCAATGGGCCCAGCAAGAAGGTTTTGCCGAGCGAGTGGAAGTCCTTGGCTTTGTTGACCATACCCTCAGCGTCGACTGGATCAAGTCTACCGGCGGCAGGGTGATCAACCTTCTGGCTAAAGGCAGCGAGAAGCATTGCCGTGAGCAACTCGGTAAAACCTTGGAGCAACACAGCGCCGATGTCTTACAAACCATCGCCCATGCGCATGAGCAAGGTCTGAAGGTAAATGTTTATCTGGAAGATTGGTCGAATGGTTATAAAGACAGTCCGGAGTATGTATACGGGTTGATGGATAGCTTGCAACACAGCCCGATCTGCCACTTCATGCTGCCGGATACGCTGGGTGTCATGTCGCCGGACGAAGTTTATTCAAGCCTTAGCGATATGTGTCAGCGCTATCCGGACCTACAGTTTGATTTTCATCCCCATAACGACTACGGCTTAGCCACGGCAAATGCCATGGCTGCGGTACGGGCGGGTGTCAGTACCGTTCACTGTACCGTCAATTGCCTGGGTGAACGGGCAGGCAATGCCTCCTTGGCGGAGGTGGCCGTGGTGTTGCGCGATAAGATGAACATGCAGTTGTCCATTAATGAAAGCGACTTGGTCCGCATCAGCAACATGGTCGAAAACTTTTCGGGCAAACGCGTTGCCGCCAATGCGCCCATCGTCGGTTCGGACGTGTTTACGCAGACTGCCGGCATCCATGCCGATGGCGATCAAAAGGGCGGGTTGTACAAGACCCGATTGGGGCCGGAACGCTTTTCGCGGACTCGCAGCTATGCCTTGGGAAAAATGAGCGGCAAAGCCTCTCTGAAAAAAAACCTTGAGCAGCTGGAGTTGCAACTTTCCGAAGAAGATCAAAAAAAGGTCTTGGCGCGTATCGTCAGCATTGGCGATTCCAAGCAAACCATCACCATCGACGACCTGCCGTTTATCATTGCCGACGTCCTGGAAAGCAAGGATTATCAGCACATTAAATTATTGGCTTGTTCCATCAGCAGCGGTCTTGACCTACCCTCCACCGTCAGCCTGCGTGTCGATATCAAGGGCGATAAACACCAAGCTACCGGTGCCGGTAGTGGCGGTTTCGATGCCTTTATTGACGCTATCGGCAAGGTGCTGGACAAGTACGGCTACCGTTTACCGACTCTGGCTGATTACGAAATTCGTATTCCTAAAGGCGGACACGCCAGTGCATTGACAGAATGTGTTATCACTTGGGATTGCGGCAGTGAGTTTCGCAAAACCCGCGGCGTTCACGTCAATCAGGTATTTGCGGCGATTTTAGCCACGATCAAACTCATCAATATCCAGTTGCACGAGACGCAGGCAACCTTGATTAAGTCTTTATAA
- the leuB gene encoding 3-isopropylmalate dehydrogenase: protein MKHYKIAILAGDGIGPEITKEAIKVLKLIEERNDVTFELLPAAFGACAYFESGSAFPDQTKAICDQADAILKGPIGLSHEDSKRIPIDEQPERGALLPLRRRYNTYANFRPVSLPKSLAHFSPLKPEIIGEGIDLIIVRELVGGLYFGEKETGINATGLRYVRETLEYDEAQIRQIMQQAFKLASKRRKLLHNIHKSNVLKSSVLWNEVMEEVAKEYPDVQVVNMLVDAAATALCLKPTQFDVMVMENMFGDILSDQGGGILGSLGLMPSACIGPDKAYYEPSHGSAPDIAGKNIANPYSMIGSVAMMLENSFDMAAEAKNVWAAMQGVFGDGYSTADLSKPGSGVTMISTDEFGDKVVEKLRQMPRV from the coding sequence ATGAAACATTATAAAATTGCAATATTGGCCGGTGACGGTATCGGCCCCGAGATCACCAAAGAAGCCATCAAAGTTTTGAAACTCATCGAAGAACGTAACGATGTGACATTCGAGTTACTGCCCGCCGCATTCGGTGCCTGCGCTTATTTCGAATCCGGCTCAGCCTTTCCCGATCAAACCAAAGCCATTTGCGATCAAGCCGACGCGATTTTGAAAGGGCCGATCGGCTTGAGCCACGAAGATTCAAAACGAATCCCTATCGACGAGCAGCCGGAACGCGGTGCATTATTACCTCTACGCCGCCGTTACAATACCTATGCCAATTTCCGGCCGGTTTCGCTGCCAAAATCGTTAGCGCATTTTTCACCGTTGAAGCCCGAAATAATCGGTGAAGGTATCGATCTGATCATCGTTCGCGAACTGGTGGGCGGCCTATATTTCGGCGAGAAGGAGACGGGCATCAACGCTACCGGTTTGCGCTACGTTCGCGAAACCCTGGAATACGACGAGGCACAAATTCGGCAAATCATGCAGCAAGCCTTTAAGTTGGCCAGCAAACGCCGCAAATTGCTGCACAACATTCACAAAAGCAACGTCTTGAAATCCAGTGTATTGTGGAACGAGGTGATGGAAGAAGTCGCCAAGGAATATCCTGATGTACAGGTGGTCAACATGCTGGTCGATGCAGCCGCTACCGCGCTGTGTCTGAAGCCAACCCAGTTCGATGTAATGGTGATGGAGAACATGTTCGGTGACATACTCAGCGACCAAGGCGGTGGTATTTTGGGTTCGCTGGGCTTGATGCCTTCGGCCTGCATCGGGCCCGATAAAGCTTACTACGAGCCCTCACACGGTTCGGCGCCGGACATCGCCGGTAAAAACATCGCCAACCCTTATTCGATGATAGGCTCGGTGGCGATGATGCTGGAAAACAGCTTCGACATGGCGGCTGAAGCCAAAAACGTTTGGGCGGCCATGCAGGGCGTATTCGGCGACGGTTATTCGACCGCTGATTTGTCGAAACCCGGCAGCGGTGTGACGATGATCAGTACCGACGAGTTTGGTGACAAAGTGGTGGAAAAGCTGCGTCAAATGCCCAGGGTTTAA
- a CDS encoding FAD:protein FMN transferase, which produces MNKSGLKYVRRQFKAMGTPCEIQVFASSVARANAAIDAAVADVQRLEARYSRYRPDSFLSEINRVAAAGGAINIDDETASLLDYAVTCYEQSDGLFDITSGLLRRAWRFDSGKLPESGEIETLIAKVGWDKVLWHRPQLAFSVAGMEIDFGGVVKEYAADCAAALCNSHGVKHGVVNLGGDIKVIGPRSDGSPWRIGIRHPRRHDALLDTLELYEGAVASSGDYERCITLDNVRYGHILNPKTGWPVAHLAAVTVVGQFCVVAGSASTIAMLKEEQGIDWLNNLELPYLWVDVHGASGGRITPHPS; this is translated from the coding sequence ATGAATAAATCCGGATTGAAGTATGTTCGCCGTCAATTCAAGGCCATGGGGACACCCTGCGAAATTCAGGTATTCGCTAGCAGTGTCGCTCGGGCCAATGCAGCCATCGATGCGGCGGTCGCCGACGTGCAGCGTTTGGAAGCCCGTTATTCGCGCTATCGGCCGGATAGCTTTTTATCGGAGATTAATCGGGTTGCCGCTGCAGGCGGGGCCATAAACATAGACGACGAAACCGCCAGCTTGCTGGACTATGCGGTAACCTGCTACGAGCAAAGCGACGGTTTGTTCGATATTACCTCCGGCTTGTTGCGCCGCGCTTGGCGCTTCGACAGTGGGAAATTGCCGGAATCCGGGGAAATCGAGACTTTAATCGCCAAAGTCGGTTGGGACAAAGTCTTGTGGCATAGGCCGCAGCTGGCTTTTTCGGTTGCCGGCATGGAAATCGATTTCGGCGGCGTCGTTAAAGAGTACGCGGCCGATTGCGCGGCTGCATTGTGCAACAGCCATGGCGTAAAACACGGCGTAGTGAATTTAGGCGGCGACATTAAAGTCATCGGCCCGCGCAGCGATGGTAGCCCGTGGCGCATAGGGATTCGGCATCCTAGACGGCACGATGCGTTGTTGGATACGCTGGAGTTATACGAAGGCGCTGTGGCTAGCAGCGGGGATTACGAACGCTGCATTACCTTAGATAACGTTCGTTACGGACATATATTGAATCCTAAAACCGGTTGGCCGGTCGCTCATTTGGCGGCTGTGACCGTGGTCGGACAATTTTGCGTGGTTGCCGGCAGCGCATCGACGATTGCCATGTTGAAAGAGGAACAAGGTATCGACTGGTTAAACAATCTGGAATTGCCTTATTTATGGGTGGACGTACATGGCGCCAGTGGCGGCCGAATAACGCCGCACCCCTCTTGA
- a CDS encoding GNAT family N-acetyltransferase, with protein sequence MAVEWVYSPTRIDWVVLSELYKLAPLGDKDPNDLKTAFGNSRYFCFAFDAGKLVGAGRALADGVDCSYICDVAVLPSHQGMGIGKTIISKLVEFSSGHRKIILYTAPGNESFYRRLGFKRMRAAMAIFADARQALDWGLLYED encoded by the coding sequence ATGGCTGTGGAATGGGTATATTCGCCTACCCGAATCGATTGGGTGGTGTTATCCGAACTGTACAAATTAGCCCCGTTGGGTGACAAAGATCCGAACGATCTAAAAACCGCCTTCGGAAATAGCCGGTATTTTTGTTTTGCATTCGATGCCGGCAAGTTGGTGGGCGCCGGCCGGGCCTTGGCTGACGGCGTGGATTGTTCGTATATCTGCGACGTAGCGGTTTTACCCAGTCATCAAGGTATGGGGATAGGTAAAACCATCATAAGTAAGTTAGTCGAATTTTCCAGCGGACACCGCAAAATCATTCTTTACACCGCCCCGGGCAATGAATCGTTTTATAGACGTTTGGGTTTTAAGCGGATGCGCGCGGCCATGGCCATCTTCGCCGATGCCCGGCAAGCCTTGGATTGGGGATTGCTCTACGAGGATTAA
- a CDS encoding lipase family protein, with product MTNENFIQPYQIQRDAATTQAIQATSGFDTDEAKTMLEMCIELNNQDDRNNPDLPDPEHQFYANPVGWDLVYDSRMPGNTQWNRQFPYTDADRAEDKPNPNDIKTNGIKPLNGAWLLAKSQIHRGVYALAVRGTVAEWQSILTDAYATTIPAFAGVEYPKNHTLPIVFASTPMAEVHLGFAYAALGLLLDDQRGVLTQIKRVLANEDISKLYITGHSQGAAVATLIQAFLYYAIQEETIPYGLETLKHTQIKSYLYAQPKPGNMQFGYDFARTSKNQAFVINNDRDPIPQVPLSLESVSEVTTIVEADNADITVGSKVAQLASKITDAKNDVRGFFSEVPIDAMVKKFKDAEISESLARYFTDYRAPLTDAKAKSLNYTLAGQLIPVFGLEKGGDLYPIEAIDGKIKADILLQHHATSYRKLIDQQL from the coding sequence ATGACAAACGAAAATTTTATTCAGCCGTATCAAATTCAACGTGACGCGGCAACCACGCAAGCAATACAAGCCACCAGCGGTTTCGACACCGATGAGGCAAAAACTATGTTGGAAATGTGCATAGAACTGAATAACCAGGACGACCGCAACAATCCGGATCTGCCCGACCCTGAACACCAGTTTTATGCAAATCCTGTCGGCTGGGATTTGGTGTACGACAGCCGTATGCCGGGCAATACCCAATGGAATCGGCAATTTCCCTACACGGATGCCGACCGAGCAGAGGACAAACCAAACCCGAACGATATCAAGACTAACGGCATCAAACCTTTGAACGGGGCTTGGCTGTTAGCAAAATCGCAAATCCATCGCGGGGTTTATGCCTTGGCGGTGCGCGGTACGGTAGCTGAATGGCAAAGTATACTAACAGACGCCTACGCCACCACAATACCGGCTTTCGCCGGCGTTGAATATCCCAAGAATCACACGCTACCCATAGTTTTTGCCTCTACCCCCATGGCGGAAGTGCATCTGGGTTTTGCCTATGCGGCCTTAGGGTTGTTGTTAGACGACCAACGCGGCGTGCTGACCCAGATAAAACGCGTGTTAGCAAACGAGGACATTTCCAAGCTGTATATTACCGGCCACAGCCAAGGGGCGGCGGTAGCGACCTTGATTCAAGCGTTTCTGTATTACGCCATTCAAGAGGAGACCATTCCTTACGGCTTGGAGACATTAAAACACACCCAAATTAAATCCTATCTGTACGCCCAACCCAAGCCGGGCAATATGCAATTCGGATACGATTTCGCCCGCACCAGCAAAAATCAGGCATTCGTGATCAATAACGACCGCGATCCCATCCCGCAAGTACCGTTGAGTTTGGAATCGGTCTCCGAGGTGACCACCATCGTCGAAGCCGATAATGCCGATATTACCGTGGGCAGCAAAGTAGCCCAGCTGGCCAGTAAAATTACCGATGCAAAAAACGACGTGCGCGGCTTTTTCTCGGAAGTACCGATAGATGCAATGGTCAAAAAGTTTAAAGACGCCGAGATTAGCGAGTCGTTAGCACGTTACTTCACCGATTACCGGGCGCCGTTAACCGACGCCAAAGCGAAATCCTTGAACTACACATTAGCCGGCCAATTGATTCCGGTATTCGGTTTGGAAAAAGGCGGAGACCTATATCCGATAGAAGCTATCGACGGCAAGATCAAAGCCGACATCTTGCTGCAACACCATGCCACCAGTTACCGTAAGTTAATCGATCAACAATTGTAG
- a CDS encoding RDD family protein, protein MSQDKVQGFVKPAVDRASPAGFLRRLGAACYDALLLLAVWFFATALLLPLNGGEAFRSGQWWFPLYLLAISFLFYGWFWTHGGQTLGLKAWRLKLCGSSGRAIGWKQAAIRFCAAALSWACFGLGFMWCLFDPEALAWHDRLSGTRLLHLPAEKPGSEK, encoded by the coding sequence TTGTCGCAAGATAAAGTCCAAGGTTTTGTTAAACCCGCCGTCGACCGCGCGTCGCCGGCGGGTTTTTTACGCCGCTTAGGCGCAGCGTGCTACGACGCGCTGCTACTGTTGGCCGTGTGGTTTTTCGCCACGGCTTTGCTGTTGCCGCTAAATGGCGGAGAGGCCTTTCGGTCCGGGCAGTGGTGGTTTCCGCTATACCTGTTGGCTATCAGCTTCTTGTTTTATGGCTGGTTTTGGACCCACGGCGGCCAGACTCTCGGGCTAAAGGCCTGGCGCTTGAAGTTGTGCGGCTCAAGCGGCCGGGCTATCGGCTGGAAACAGGCGGCGATTCGATTTTGTGCCGCAGCTTTATCCTGGGCCTGTTTCGGATTGGGTTTCATGTGGTGTCTGTTCGACCCCGAAGCGTTGGCTTGGCACGACCGTCTGTCCGGAACCCGCCTGCTGCACCTGCCGGCCGAAAAACCCGGCAGTGAAAAATGA
- a CDS encoding metal-dependent hydrolase has protein sequence MPTIITHAAVPLALACGLGRDHIPGRLLLAGIVAAMLPDLDVLAFRLGIAYQNDFGHRGFSHSPAFALTVAAVGALLTKFLRVPAKRAFWFLAAATLSHGVLDAFTNGGFGIAFLWPFSGERFFAPVRPIAVSPLSLSRFLSERGLSVLASEVQYVWLPCLALLGLSTVLRYFRQR, from the coding sequence ATGCCAACCATTATCACTCATGCCGCCGTACCGCTCGCCCTGGCTTGCGGGCTGGGCCGCGACCACATTCCCGGACGATTGTTGCTGGCGGGTATCGTCGCCGCCATGTTACCCGATTTGGATGTACTGGCCTTTCGGCTGGGCATTGCTTACCAGAATGATTTCGGCCACCGGGGCTTCAGCCATTCGCCTGCGTTTGCTTTGACGGTTGCCGCTGTGGGGGCTCTGTTGACCAAGTTCTTGCGCGTGCCGGCCAAACGGGCATTTTGGTTTTTGGCTGCGGCGACCTTGTCGCATGGCGTGTTGGACGCGTTCACTAACGGCGGTTTTGGCATCGCGTTTTTATGGCCGTTTTCCGGCGAACGATTTTTTGCGCCGGTCAGACCGATCGCCGTATCACCGTTAAGCCTGAGCCGATTTTTATCGGAACGGGGACTTTCCGTATTGGCATCGGAAGTTCAATACGTCTGGCTACCGTGCTTGGCGCTACTCGGTTTGTCCACAGTGCTACGCTATTTTCGGCAACGCTAG
- a CDS encoding NAD(P)/FAD-dependent oxidoreductase: MQTQFDFDVIVAGGGPAGCTAATLLAQYGHKVLLLERDQHPRFHIGESMLPFSEPIVQRLGIDWSQGNLFKSGAVFIDEHSGQRMSFPLSAYRKTYQLERAPFDQLLFENAGKHGVTTREREGVIGVECLTEAVNVLSEQGRYRCRYLIDASGRAAIMGKQAKSIEQIENLGKFAVYTHFDNIPPGDEADELFRTGNIYVPVVDIGWIWIIPLSGRRLSVGLVVQQRRANDGNADSLLRRYLAASPLLTRLLTGVEQSGPIRVEADFSYSNQRRYGLRYACCGDAAGFLDPVFSSGVFLAFTSAARIADRIHQGLADGCEADPALHATDDEAYRLGFNTMRMFVERFYQSNIVHNLFFEADRNPQLKDQIARLLAGDLWVSDNALQKTLLAGRQMPA, from the coding sequence ATGCAAACCCAATTCGATTTCGACGTTATCGTAGCCGGCGGCGGGCCGGCCGGCTGCACTGCGGCTACGCTATTAGCTCAATACGGCCACAAGGTTTTACTGCTGGAACGCGACCAACATCCGCGCTTTCACATCGGCGAATCCATGCTGCCTTTTAGCGAGCCGATAGTCCAACGTTTGGGTATAGATTGGAGTCAGGGCAACCTGTTTAAAAGCGGTGCGGTATTCATTGACGAGCACAGTGGGCAGCGCATGAGTTTTCCGCTGAGCGCCTACCGGAAAACTTACCAGCTGGAGCGGGCGCCGTTCGACCAATTGTTATTCGAAAACGCCGGCAAACACGGCGTAACGACGCGCGAGCGGGAAGGCGTGATCGGCGTGGAATGCCTAACCGAAGCGGTAAACGTGCTGAGCGAACAAGGTCGTTACCGCTGTCGCTACTTGATAGACGCCAGCGGGCGCGCCGCCATCATGGGTAAGCAGGCCAAAAGCATAGAGCAGATAGAAAACCTGGGTAAGTTTGCCGTTTATACCCATTTCGACAATATCCCACCTGGCGACGAAGCGGATGAACTGTTTCGAACCGGCAACATCTACGTGCCTGTGGTCGATATCGGCTGGATTTGGATTATTCCGCTATCCGGACGGCGGTTAAGCGTCGGTTTGGTGGTACAACAGCGGCGCGCCAACGACGGCAATGCGGATAGCTTGCTGCGCCGCTACTTAGCCGCATCCCCCCTCTTGACGCGGTTGTTAACCGGCGTCGAACAAAGCGGGCCGATAAGAGTGGAAGCGGATTTCAGTTACAGCAATCAACGCCGTTACGGGCTGCGCTATGCCTGCTGCGGCGATGCGGCGGGCTTTTTGGATCCGGTTTTTTCCTCCGGGGTATTTTTGGCCTTCACCAGCGCGGCTCGCATCGCCGACCGGATTCATCAAGGTTTGGCCGATGGCTGCGAAGCCGACCCGGCTTTGCACGCAACCGACGACGAAGCCTATCGGCTGGGTTTCAACACCATGCGCATGTTCGTGGAGCGTTTTTATCAGTCGAACATCGTGCATAACTTGTTTTTCGAAGCCGACCGTAATCCGCAGTTGAAGGATCAAATCGCCCGTTTGTTGGCAGGCGATTTGTGGGTAAGCGATAACGCGTTGCAAAAAACGCTGTTAGCCGGCCGACAAATGCCGGCATGA